One genomic region from Mycobacterium basiliense encodes:
- a CDS encoding class I SAM-dependent methyltransferase — protein MRASEAAKAFVWRASEELWNNGQYYLGRDRRVNRIRVTQRALAGIAAPAYLEIGVSHGFAFRRISADEKIAVDPQFLLSARSRKLAGAKARATHYFDTTSDDFFANETALLERRGIDVALIDGLHTYQQVVCDVENTLRYLRDDGVIVLHDCNPARASIGFPATSYADFRAHNRAWDVFWSGDVWKAIVHLRSTRPDLRVAVLNCDFGVGIIRKGAAESRLPYSAAEVEALTYADLAADRERLLNLKPPAYLDEFLSSEQRISPKI, from the coding sequence ATGCGAGCATCCGAAGCTGCCAAGGCGTTCGTGTGGCGCGCCAGCGAAGAGCTCTGGAACAACGGTCAGTACTACCTCGGCAGGGATCGTCGGGTGAACCGCATCAGGGTCACGCAGCGGGCCCTTGCGGGGATCGCGGCGCCGGCCTACCTCGAGATCGGTGTCTCGCACGGATTCGCCTTCCGGCGGATCAGCGCTGACGAGAAGATCGCCGTTGACCCGCAGTTCCTGCTCTCGGCCCGCTCCCGCAAGCTCGCTGGCGCTAAGGCGCGCGCCACCCACTATTTCGACACAACCAGCGATGACTTCTTTGCCAACGAGACGGCGTTGCTCGAGCGGCGTGGCATCGACGTCGCCCTGATCGACGGGCTGCATACCTACCAACAGGTGGTGTGTGACGTCGAGAACACCCTGCGCTATCTGCGGGACGACGGCGTCATCGTGCTGCACGATTGCAACCCGGCACGTGCCTCGATCGGCTTCCCCGCGACCTCCTATGCCGATTTTCGTGCGCACAACCGTGCGTGGGATGTGTTCTGGAGTGGCGACGTTTGGAAAGCGATTGTCCACCTGCGCAGCACCCGGCCGGATCTGCGGGTCGCGGTGCTGAATTGTGATTTTGGTGTCGGGATCATTCGAAAGGGAGCGGCGGAGTCGCGATTGCCCTACTCGGCGGCGGAGGTCGAAGCGCTGACCTACGCCGATCTCGCCGCCGACCGTGAGCGCTTACTGAACCTGAAGCCGCCCGCCTACCTAGACGAATTTCTGTCGTCGGAACAGCGAATCAGCCCCAAGATTTGA
- a CDS encoding pyruvate carboxylase: MISKVLVANRGEIAIRAFRAAYELGVGTVAVYAHEDRNSLHRSKADESYQIGEVGHPVRAYLSVDEIVETARRAGADAIYPGYGFLSENPDLAAACAAAGITFVGPGAEVLELTGNKSRAIAAARAAGLPVLTSSAPSASVEELVAAAAGMRFPLFVKAVAGGGGRGMRRVNEAAALPEAVEAASREAESAFGDPTVYLEQAVLHPRHIEVQILADTHGDVIHLYERDCSVQRRHQKVIELAPAPNLPAELRDRICADAVAFARHIGYSCAGTVEFLLDRSGDYVFIEMNPRIQVEHTVTEEITDVDLVSSQLRIAAGETLRDLGLGQDAIRPHGAALQCRITTEDPANGFRPDTGRISALRNPGGAGIRLDGSTNLGAEISAHFDSMLVKLTCRGRDFATAVNRARRAMAEFRIRGVSTNIPFVQAVLDDPDFQAGRITTAFIDERPQLLTARTSADRGTKILNYLADVTVNKPHGSRPSKVYPNDKLPAVDLDVPPPAGSKQRLVELGPEGFARWLRESPAVGVTDTTFRDAHQSLLATRLRTSGLSRVAPYLARTMPQLLSVECWGGATYDVALRFLKEDPWERLATLRAAMPNICLQMLLRGRNTVGYTPYPEVVTSAFIEEATATGIDIFRIFDALNNLESMRPAIDAVRETGSAVAEVAMCYTGDLANPAERLYTLDYYLRLAEQIVDAGAHVLAIKDMAGLLRAPAAHQLVSALRSRFDLPVHVHTHDTPGGQLASYVAAWQAGADAVDGAAAPLAGTTSQPALSSIVAAAAHTEYDTGLSLSAVCALEPYWEAVRKVYAPFESGLPGPTGRVYHHEIPGGQLSNLRQQAIALGLGDRFEEVEEAYAGADRVLGRLIKVTPSSKVVGDLALALVGAGVSADEFAAEPARFDIPDSVLGFLRGELGDPVGGWPEPLRSAALAGRAPAKPVGQLTGEDQSALAAPGPKRQATLNRLLFPAPTKEFEEHRETYGDTSQMSANQFFYGLRQGEEHRVKLERGVELLIGLEAISEPDERGMRTVMCIMNGQLRPVLVRDRSIASVVPAAEKAERGNPGHIAAPFAGVVTVAVSTGDQVSAGQTIATIEAMKMEAPITAPNDGTVARVAVSDTAQVEGGDLLVVVS; this comes from the coding sequence ATGATCTCCAAAGTGTTAGTGGCAAACCGCGGTGAGATCGCGATACGAGCGTTCCGCGCCGCCTACGAACTGGGTGTCGGCACCGTCGCCGTCTATGCCCATGAAGACCGCAATTCGCTGCATCGATCCAAGGCCGATGAGTCCTATCAGATTGGTGAGGTCGGTCACCCGGTGCGGGCGTACCTCTCCGTGGACGAGATCGTCGAAACGGCCCGCCGCGCGGGCGCCGACGCGATCTATCCCGGCTATGGATTCTTGTCCGAGAATCCGGACCTGGCCGCGGCGTGCGCGGCGGCGGGCATCACCTTCGTGGGTCCAGGCGCCGAAGTGCTTGAGCTGACTGGAAATAAGTCGCGTGCCATCGCCGCCGCCCGAGCGGCCGGCCTGCCCGTGCTGACGTCCTCGGCACCGTCGGCCTCGGTGGAGGAGCTGGTCGCGGCCGCTGCTGGCATGCGGTTTCCGCTATTCGTCAAGGCGGTTGCCGGCGGTGGTGGCCGTGGCATGCGACGGGTCAACGAGGCTGCCGCGTTGCCGGAAGCGGTCGAGGCGGCCAGCCGAGAAGCCGAGTCCGCGTTCGGCGACCCGACCGTCTATCTCGAACAGGCGGTGCTGCACCCCCGCCACATCGAGGTGCAGATCCTGGCGGACACACACGGCGACGTGATCCATCTCTACGAGCGCGACTGCAGCGTGCAGCGCCGTCATCAGAAGGTCATCGAGCTGGCACCGGCGCCCAATCTGCCGGCCGAGCTACGCGACAGGATTTGCGCCGACGCGGTGGCCTTTGCCCGTCACATCGGATACAGCTGCGCTGGCACCGTCGAGTTCTTGCTGGATCGAAGCGGTGACTACGTCTTCATCGAGATGAATCCCCGGATTCAGGTGGAGCACACCGTAACCGAGGAGATCACCGACGTCGACCTGGTGTCCAGCCAGCTGCGGATTGCCGCGGGGGAGACGCTTCGCGACTTGGGCTTGGGGCAGGATGCGATCCGGCCCCACGGGGCCGCACTGCAGTGCCGGATCACCACCGAGGACCCGGCCAACGGCTTCCGCCCGGACACCGGGCGGATCAGCGCACTCCGTAATCCCGGCGGTGCCGGCATCCGGTTGGACGGCAGCACCAACCTGGGCGCCGAGATCAGCGCTCATTTCGACTCCATGTTGGTCAAGCTGACTTGCCGAGGCCGGGATTTTGCGACGGCGGTGAACCGGGCGCGCCGGGCGATGGCGGAGTTCCGAATTCGTGGGGTATCGACCAACATCCCCTTCGTGCAAGCGGTACTGGATGATCCCGATTTCCAGGCCGGCCGCATCACCACGGCGTTCATTGACGAGCGGCCCCAGCTGCTGACCGCGCGTACCTCGGCCGACCGAGGCACCAAGATCCTCAACTACCTGGCCGATGTCACGGTGAACAAGCCGCACGGCAGCCGCCCGTCCAAGGTGTACCCGAACGACAAGCTGCCTGCGGTGGATCTGGACGTCCCGCCGCCGGCCGGCTCCAAGCAGCGGCTGGTCGAGTTGGGTCCGGAGGGTTTCGCGCGCTGGCTCAGGGAATCGCCCGCGGTGGGTGTCACCGACACCACCTTCCGAGACGCCCACCAGTCGTTGCTGGCGACTCGGCTGCGCACCAGCGGACTGAGCCGGGTGGCGCCCTATCTGGCGCGGACCATGCCGCAGTTGTTGTCGGTGGAGTGTTGGGGCGGTGCAACTTACGACGTGGCGCTGCGCTTCCTCAAAGAGGACCCGTGGGAGCGGCTGGCCACGCTGCGTGCGGCGATGCCCAACATTTGTTTGCAGATGCTGCTGCGTGGCCGGAACACCGTGGGATACACGCCCTATCCCGAGGTGGTTACGTCGGCCTTCATCGAGGAAGCGACCGCGACCGGAATCGACATTTTCCGAATCTTCGATGCGCTCAACAATCTAGAGTCCATGCGGCCAGCGATCGACGCGGTGCGCGAAACCGGCTCCGCGGTAGCCGAAGTCGCGATGTGCTATACCGGCGACTTGGCCAATCCCGCGGAGCGGCTCTACACCCTGGACTACTACTTGCGGCTGGCCGAACAGATCGTGGACGCGGGTGCCCACGTGTTGGCCATCAAGGACATGGCCGGGTTGTTGCGGGCCCCGGCCGCGCATCAGCTGGTCAGCGCGTTGCGCAGTCGTTTCGATCTGCCGGTGCATGTGCACACCCACGACACCCCGGGCGGTCAGCTGGCCAGCTATGTTGCCGCCTGGCAGGCGGGTGCCGACGCCGTCGACGGTGCGGCCGCTCCGTTGGCGGGCACCACCAGTCAGCCCGCGTTGAGTTCGATCGTTGCCGCTGCCGCTCACACCGAATACGACACCGGGCTGTCGTTGTCAGCGGTATGCGCGCTGGAGCCGTACTGGGAAGCGGTACGAAAGGTCTACGCGCCCTTTGAATCCGGTTTGCCCGGCCCGACGGGTCGGGTGTATCACCACGAGATCCCTGGTGGCCAGTTGTCGAACCTGCGACAGCAGGCGATTGCGCTGGGATTGGGGGACCGGTTCGAAGAAGTCGAAGAGGCCTATGCCGGGGCGGACCGGGTGCTGGGGCGTTTGATCAAGGTCACCCCGTCCTCGAAGGTGGTCGGCGATCTGGCCCTGGCGCTGGTGGGTGCGGGCGTAAGCGCAGACGAATTCGCCGCGGAGCCAGCGCGATTCGATATTCCAGACTCGGTCTTGGGGTTCCTGCGTGGCGAGCTGGGTGATCCGGTCGGAGGGTGGCCCGAGCCACTGCGCAGCGCGGCCCTGGCCGGGCGCGCGCCGGCGAAGCCCGTCGGTCAGCTCACCGGTGAGGACCAGAGCGCACTGGCGGCGCCGGGACCCAAACGACAGGCGACCTTGAACCGGTTGCTGTTCCCAGCTCCGACAAAGGAATTCGAGGAGCACCGGGAAACCTACGGCGACACCTCCCAGATGTCGGCCAACCAATTCTTCTACGGCTTGCGCCAGGGTGAGGAGCACCGGGTAAAGCTGGAGCGCGGGGTGGAACTGTTAATCGGCCTGGAGGCTATCTCCGAACCCGACGAGCGCGGAATGCGAACGGTCATGTGCATCATGAACGGCCAACTGCGGCCGGTATTGGTGCGCGACCGCAGCATCGCCAGCGTGGTCCCGGCCGCCGAGAAGGCCGAGCGCGGTAATCCCGGACACATCGCCGCACCGTTCGCCGGGGTTGTCACGGTCGCGGTATCGACCGGGGATCAGGTAAGCGCCGGACAGACCATTGCCACCATCGAGGCCATGAAGATGGAGGCACCGATCACCGCTCCCAACGACGGCACCGTCGCCCGAGTGGCGGTGTCGGATACCGCCCAGGTCGAGGGCGGGGACCTGTTGGTGGTGGTGAGCTGA
- the rsmD gene encoding 16S rRNA (guanine(966)-N(2))-methyltransferase RsmD, protein MTRIIGGVAGGRRLAVPPRGTRPTTDRVRESLFNILSARRDLTGLAVLDLYAGSGALGLEALSRGAASAMFVESDQRSAAVIAGNIETLGLTGATVRRAAVATVLAAGPESPVDLVLADPPYDVDNAEVEAVLDALGSHGWAREGTIAAVERAATGVPLVWPQGWCGWPQRVYGDTRLELAELGAKPC, encoded by the coding sequence CTGACCCGGATCATCGGCGGCGTCGCCGGGGGCCGGCGCCTGGCCGTGCCCCCGCGGGGCACCAGACCGACCACCGACCGGGTGCGCGAGTCATTGTTCAACATCTTGAGCGCCCGCCGGGATCTGACCGGCCTGGCGGTGCTGGACTTGTACGCCGGCTCGGGCGCGCTCGGGCTGGAGGCGCTATCGCGTGGGGCGGCGTCAGCGATGTTCGTCGAATCCGATCAACGCTCTGCAGCCGTCATCGCTGGCAACATCGAGACACTCGGGCTGACCGGCGCGACGGTGCGCCGTGCCGCGGTGGCTACCGTGCTGGCGGCCGGACCCGAGTCGCCAGTGGATCTGGTATTGGCCGACCCCCCTTACGATGTCGACAACGCCGAGGTCGAGGCCGTGCTGGACGCGTTGGGCTCGCACGGCTGGGCGCGCGAGGGAACGATCGCAGCAGTCGAGCGAGCGGCCACCGGTGTTCCCCTGGTCTGGCCGCAGGGCTGGTGCGGGTGGCCGCAGCGGGTTTACGGCGACACCCGACTAGAGCTGGCGGAACTGGGTGCAAAGCCCTGCTAG
- the purU gene encoding formyltetrahydrofolate deformylase — MPDNHPLIGGAPPPPADIGRLLLRCHDRPGIIAAVSSFLAQAGANIISLDQHSTAPEGGTFLQRAIFHLPGLTAAIDGLQREFGAAVADKFDIDYRFAEAAKPKRVAIMASKEDHCLLDLLWRNRRGELEMSVVMVIANHPELAEQVRPFGVPFVHIPATRDTRAEAERRQRELLCGNVDLVVLARYMQILTPEFLDAIGCPLINIHHSFLPAFTGASPYKRARERGVKLIGATAHYVTEVLDEGPIIEQDVVRVDHNDTVEDLVRVGADVERAVLSRAVLWHCQDRVIVHHNQTIVF, encoded by the coding sequence ATGCCTGACAACCACCCGCTCATTGGCGGCGCACCGCCTCCCCCGGCCGATATCGGCCGGCTACTGCTCCGCTGCCACGACCGCCCCGGAATCATCGCCGCCGTCAGTAGCTTTCTGGCCCAGGCCGGCGCGAACATCATTTCGCTGGACCAGCACTCCACCGCCCCGGAGGGCGGAACCTTCTTGCAGCGCGCCATCTTTCACCTGCCGGGCCTCACCGCCGCCATCGACGGACTGCAACGCGAATTCGGGGCCGCCGTGGCCGACAAGTTCGACATCGATTACCGATTTGCCGAGGCCGCCAAGCCCAAACGGGTGGCGATCATGGCCTCCAAAGAAGACCACTGCTTGTTGGATCTGCTGTGGCGCAACCGGCGCGGCGAGCTCGAGATGTCCGTTGTAATGGTGATCGCCAACCATCCGGAGCTGGCTGAACAGGTACGACCCTTCGGTGTGCCGTTCGTCCACATCCCGGCAACCCGTGACACCCGCGCAGAGGCCGAGCGGCGCCAGCGTGAGTTGCTCTGCGGTAACGTCGATTTGGTGGTTCTTGCCCGCTACATGCAGATCCTCACCCCCGAATTTCTCGACGCGATCGGCTGCCCCCTGATCAATATTCACCATTCGTTTCTTCCCGCTTTCACTGGCGCATCGCCCTACAAGCGGGCACGCGAGCGTGGCGTCAAGCTGATCGGTGCAACCGCGCACTACGTGACCGAAGTGCTCGACGAAGGACCGATCATCGAGCAAGACGTTGTTCGTGTCGACCACAATGACACCGTCGAGGATCTGGTGCGGGTGGGCGCCGATGTCGAACGCGCCGTACTTTCTCGCGCCGTGCTCTGGCACTGTCAGGACCGAGTGATCGTTCACCACAACCAGACCATCGTCTTCTGA
- a CDS encoding glycosyltransferase yields MSNAFNAPGPPTRRRRILFIAEAVTLAHVVRPFVLAQSLDPKRYEVHFACDPRFNDLLGALPFPHHPIRTIPSERFLGNLGQGRFYTMRTLREYVEEDRKVLAAVEPDLVVGDLRISLSVSARLAGIPYVAIANAYWSPYARRRFPLPEVLWTHLFGVRLVKLLYRLERPLFFALQCLPLNWVRRKHGLPSLGFNLCRIFTDGDYTLYADVPELMPTYDLPANHRYLGPLLWSPAGGPPAWWDSVPTDRPIVYATLGTSGGRNLLQVVLNALADLPVTVIAATAHRSDLTHVPANAFVADYLPGEEAAARSAVVVCNGGSLSTQQALVAGVPVVGIASNLDQHLNMEAIERAGAGVLLRTERLSSRRVAAAVTRVLGRPDYRHSADGLAEAFGRDFARFSQHVDSALRAAAEELPTAAAAG; encoded by the coding sequence ATGAGCAACGCATTCAACGCGCCCGGGCCGCCCACTCGCCGACGACGGATCCTGTTCATCGCCGAGGCGGTGACCCTGGCGCACGTGGTGCGACCGTTCGTCCTGGCGCAATCGCTTGACCCGAAGCGCTACGAAGTCCACTTCGCCTGCGACCCGCGGTTCAACGACCTGCTGGGCGCGCTCCCGTTTCCACACCACCCGATCCGGACCATCCCAAGCGAGCGGTTTCTGGGCAATCTGGGTCAGGGCCGCTTCTACACCATGCGGACGTTGCGTGAGTACGTCGAGGAGGACCGCAAGGTTCTGGCCGCGGTCGAACCGGACCTGGTCGTCGGCGACCTTCGGATCTCGCTCTCGGTCAGCGCCCGGCTGGCCGGCATCCCTTATGTCGCCATCGCCAACGCCTACTGGAGTCCCTACGCTCGCCGCCGCTTTCCGCTGCCCGAGGTGTTATGGACCCATTTGTTTGGCGTGCGGCTGGTCAAATTGCTGTATCGATTGGAACGCCCGCTGTTTTTCGCCCTGCAGTGCCTGCCCCTCAATTGGGTGCGGCGAAAGCACGGGTTGCCGAGTCTGGGGTTCAATCTATGTCGCATTTTCACCGATGGGGACTACACGCTGTATGCCGACGTACCCGAGTTGATGCCGACGTATGACCTACCGGCAAATCACCGGTATTTAGGCCCGCTGCTCTGGTCGCCCGCCGGCGGGCCCCCGGCGTGGTGGGACTCGGTGCCGACGGATCGGCCGATCGTGTATGCGACCCTCGGTACGTCCGGCGGGCGCAACCTGTTGCAGGTGGTGTTGAATGCCCTGGCCGATTTGCCGGTGACGGTGATCGCCGCCACCGCGCACCGAAGTGATCTGACCCACGTGCCGGCCAACGCCTTCGTCGCGGACTACTTGCCCGGGGAGGAGGCCGCAGCGCGCTCGGCCGTGGTGGTCTGCAACGGCGGCAGCCTATCGACGCAGCAGGCCCTGGTGGCCGGGGTGCCGGTGGTTGGGATCGCCAGCAACCTGGATCAGCACCTGAACATGGAGGCCATCGAGCGGGCCGGCGCGGGCGTGCTGTTGCGAACCGAGCGTCTGAGCAGCCGACGGGTAGCAGCGGCTGTCACTCGGGTGCTCGGTCGGCCCGACTACCGACACTCCGCCGACGGCTTGGCCGAGGCCTTCGGGCGAGATTTCGCTCGGTTTTCCCAGCATGTGGACAGCGCGTTGCGCGCCGCGGCGGAAGAGCTGCCCACCGCGGCAGCTGCTGGGTAG
- a CDS encoding pentapeptide repeat-containing protein yields the protein MPGGGNTGFSNAGIFNTGWGNSGDTNTGIFNSGNLNTGIGSIATQSGPNSGFWNTGSNNSGFNNSGENTSGFFNTQSSTNAPVFVNGSPGGTIIFNNGNSGIFNSGQANVGIGNSGIGFNSGISNTGFNNSGVGNSGDNAIQITIVPPNPVTVVVTATTGLFNSGTNSSGLSNALNNVSGFFHS from the coding sequence GTGCCCGGCGGCGGCAACACGGGATTCTCCAACGCGGGTATTTTTAACACCGGATGGGGAAATTCCGGAGACACCAATACCGGCATATTCAACTCCGGAAATCTAAACACTGGAATCGGCAGTATCGCCACTCAAAGCGGTCCAAATTCGGGCTTCTGGAACACCGGTAGCAACAACTCAGGATTCAATAATTCAGGCGAAAACACTTCCGGTTTCTTCAACACCCAGTCGTCCACCAACGCGCCCGTATTCGTGAATGGCTCCCCGGGCGGCACCATCATTTTCAACAACGGCAATTCCGGAATCTTTAATTCCGGCCAGGCAAATGTAGGGATCGGCAATTCCGGTATCGGTTTCAATTCCGGCATATCGAATACTGGCTTCAACAACTCCGGCGTCGGAAACAGCGGGGACAATGCGATTCAAATCACCATCGTCCCGCCCAACCCGGTCACCGTGGTCGTCACCGCAACCACGGGCCTGTTCAACTCCGGCACGAACAGCTCCGGGCTATCCAACGCCCTCAATAACGTGTCCGGTTTCTTCCACTCGTAG
- the coaD gene encoding pantetheine-phosphate adenylyltransferase, producing MSGAVCPGSFDPVTLGHIDVFERAAAQFDEVVVAILINPAKRGMFDLDERIAMITESTTHLPNLRVQAGQGLVVDFVRAQGMNAIVKGLRTGTDFEYELQMAQMNKHIAGVDTFFVATAPRYSFVSSSLAKEVAMLGGDVSELLPEPVNRRLRLRIDGERA from the coding sequence ATGAGCGGCGCGGTATGCCCGGGTTCCTTTGACCCGGTGACGTTGGGCCATATCGATGTGTTTGAACGCGCCGCGGCCCAGTTCGACGAGGTGGTGGTGGCCATCTTGATCAACCCCGCAAAAAGGGGGATGTTCGATCTTGACGAGCGGATCGCAATGATCACGGAATCGACAACGCACCTGCCCAACTTGCGGGTGCAGGCCGGCCAAGGGCTGGTCGTCGATTTCGTCAGGGCCCAGGGTATGAACGCCATCGTCAAGGGTCTGCGCACCGGCACCGACTTCGAATACGAGTTGCAGATGGCCCAGATGAATAAGCACATCGCCGGCGTCGACACCTTTTTCGTCGCAACCGCGCCGCGGTACTCGTTTGTGTCGTCCTCGCTGGCCAAGGAAGTGGCGATGTTGGGCGGCGATGTTTCGGAGTTGCTGCCAGAACCGGTCAACCGGCGGCTGCGCTTACGGATCGATGGTGAACGGGCCTAG
- a CDS encoding permease, protein MCPNCDDRPRFATGAEDRVAGTVLGAIGHALAITGSMTWEILWALILGFTLSAVVQAVVRRSTIVALMGDARPRTLAVAAGLGAASSSCSYAAVALARSLFRKGANFVAAMAFEIGSTNLVVELGIILALLMGWQFTAAEFVGGPLMIIVLAVLFRLFVRTRLIDAAREQAEKGVAGSMEGHAAMDMSVGGDGSFWQRMFSRRAFTSVSHVFVMEWAAILRDLILGLLIAGAIAAWVPETFWQSFFLANHPSLSALWGPIVGPIVAIVSFVCSIGNVPLAAVLWNGGISFGGVIAFIFADLLILPILNIYRKYYGTKMMLTLLATFYASMVVAGYLIELLFGATHLIPSQRNATVLHAEMSWNYTTWLNIFFLAVAALLVARFLTSGGMPMLRMMGGSPGAEGHGHGHQEHGQHGQ, encoded by the coding sequence ATCTGCCCAAACTGTGATGATCGCCCGAGATTTGCAACCGGAGCGGAGGACCGAGTGGCGGGCACCGTATTGGGAGCGATCGGACACGCGTTGGCCATAACCGGGTCGATGACGTGGGAAATTTTGTGGGCACTCATTCTCGGCTTCACGTTGTCGGCGGTGGTGCAGGCCGTGGTGCGCCGCTCGACGATTGTGGCGCTGATGGGTGATGCTCGGCCACGCACCCTGGCCGTCGCTGCCGGGTTGGGCGCAGCGTCGTCCTCGTGTTCCTACGCCGCGGTGGCGTTGGCACGGTCGCTATTCCGTAAAGGTGCCAATTTTGTCGCCGCAATGGCCTTCGAGATCGGCTCGACCAACCTGGTGGTGGAGTTGGGCATCATTCTGGCCCTACTGATGGGCTGGCAGTTCACCGCCGCGGAGTTTGTCGGTGGCCCACTGATGATCATCGTATTGGCCGTCTTGTTCCGGCTGTTCGTGCGCACCCGACTCATCGACGCCGCCCGCGAACAAGCCGAAAAAGGCGTCGCCGGTTCGATGGAAGGCCATGCCGCCATGGACATGTCGGTCGGCGGCGACGGTTCTTTTTGGCAGCGAATGTTTTCCCGACGGGCGTTTACCTCGGTCTCGCACGTGTTCGTCATGGAGTGGGCGGCGATTCTGCGCGACCTGATCCTTGGCCTGCTCATTGCCGGGGCCATCGCCGCATGGGTGCCCGAAACATTCTGGCAGAGCTTCTTTTTAGCCAACCACCCAAGCCTGTCGGCACTGTGGGGCCCGATCGTGGGACCGATAGTTGCGATCGTCTCTTTCGTCTGCTCGATCGGCAATGTGCCGCTGGCCGCGGTGCTGTGGAACGGCGGCATCAGCTTCGGCGGTGTCATCGCTTTCATCTTCGCCGACCTGCTGATCCTGCCGATCTTGAACATCTATCGGAAGTACTACGGCACGAAGATGATGCTGACGCTGCTCGCCACCTTCTACGCATCGATGGTCGTCGCCGGCTATCTCATCGAACTGCTTTTTGGCGCAACTCATCTCATCCCAAGCCAGCGCAACGCCACGGTCCTGCACGCCGAGATGTCGTGGAACTACACCACCTGGCTCAACATATTCTTTCTCGCCGTCGCTGCGTTGCTGGTGGCCCGGTTCCTCACCAGTGGCGGAATGCCGATGCTGCGCATGATGGGCGGCTCTCCCGGCGCGGAAGGCCACGGTCACGGCCACCAAGAGCACGGGCAACATGGCCAATAG